The genomic stretch TAAATTTAACAGAGGAAGCGCTTCATTCAATTTCGTAGTTAACTACTTTTAAGCAGTGTTTTTGCCCAAATTCTCAGCAAAATCATCAATATGAGAAAAAAGACGCGAAGACGCAaagcaatacaatttttttagcctcggttgacgtgcgtcacTCAAAAACGCTTTTGCTTAATCTCCCTATTATTTTATCGCCCCCGGATGTTAAGTGGGTTATGTGATCCATCAGTATTGTCTACGCTTTTTTTAGTGCATTACATATTTCAGAGTCAATTCTAGTGACATTCAGACGCGTCAGAGTCTTATATGCGACAAGCTCCCATTAGCAACCCTTAACTTTTGGCATTTTTGGTGGTCACGCACATGTATGGGTGTTTTTACTCTGAAAGCAAAGAATACCAAATTTTAGAAAGAGACCAGTTGATGGGCCGTCAAGAGTTCTAAAATAATTACCTGAACTCCAGAAATCCGTCTCTTAATCCGATTGCAAAGTGGTCTCTTCTCTGGAaggaacaagaagaaaaattttttatacGGACACCTAATTGATCCAGGTGAGAACATGGGGTATCTTTTTATGTTGCTTGATCCCTTACAGGTCAAGGGAACTGTTCGTAGTGCAAGGGGCCTGTGAGTGTGAAATAGGCAAAGAGATACGGAAGTGTTTTGGAAAAAGGTAACTAAGAAAAAGCTCAGAACTGAATGTGGCAAAGTAGATGGATGTCTTTTCTGGTCATCTGATTATCAGGCATGAGTTATAAACAATCTCCGCTGGCTGAACTCATTACAACACTCTAATTTACCTCTCCTTGCCATAGGATTACACCATTTTGAGCTTCAGTTTTCATCTGAAGTGACATATAGTCAGGTGTTGTCGATCTGTAAAAAAAATGGACGCATGCATGCTCAAAGCCGTAAACATTGCACTGTGGATTATAAGGTATCTCGGCTATTAAATACAAGGATTGAAATAAATTGGGCGCTCATTTTCTATTATAGCAGTCGTAAAACTCTCCTGATGGTGAGAAATGTTCTCTCAGAAGGTTCACTGAACACGAAAGAAAAAAGCTCACCTCGGTCCTCGCATGGTCGATGATGGGAATTCCAAGAAACCGTCACCACTGAACAAGGCATTTTTTCCAAACTGGACAGCTACAACGAAACAGCCAATCAGCAAGAGTCACTGGAGTGGACTCAACTGTACGTTGCCTCATGCAAGCTATTTTAAACACCTTTGCACCGAGAAAGTTAAAGTAAACCCAACTAAACTAAGGTTCCTTTAGTATTTAAAATCTATTGccagtgtgtgtgtgtgtgttttttttttgcaggggtTGTCGTGAAAGAATTCTTCTGCAACTATGAAAACTTGCACTTATGTAGTTTAGAGAGTGTGACACCCGATAGAATTCACTGTTCTATACGTGTGGCCTCTTAAACGTCCCCAATTAATTAGAGACAACTTTTCAGCCCGAAGTAGACTcgagaagagaaccaacaacaaagtcAATCCACTGTATGGCGCTAGAATCGAACCCAGCCTATATCAGTGGAAGGCGTTTAATTTTACCATTTGCACCACCGGTAGTTCCCCTTCCGGTTTTAAAAGGCCACCAAGACTTCCCAAGTGTGGCCTCCGGGGTATAGTAAGAAACACTCTACCCATGCTGATGGCTCCAGCATGGGGAGGTCACCTGTATCCGCACACAAAGACTATGTGCCTTAAGATCTCTTACATTGAAAAGTTTATACTGCGACAACATCAGTTACTgacaaatttgaaaatatatccGACGCATTAGGAAGCTATTTCATAAGGCAAAACTTCTGAAAGTACTTACTTCTATTACACCTTCTGCCTCCATATCCGAGCGGGCAGTTGCATAACCTGTAACACAGTAAATCACGTTTTAGGCTCAGGATTTCTGAAGCTCTCTTTAGGTTTGCGAACTGCTTTTATCACGTCATAAAATTAAGTATTGTTTGTATTCTAAGTATTCAAAGACTTTCTGTCCATTATAGTAAATATAGTCAACTCCTTTTATTTCGGACACCCTCCAACGAATTACTGTCCTTAATCGCGAGAGATCGTCATTTGAGGTCCGAGAAGAAATTTCTTTACAAATATATCACTATTTATATTTAGATGACTATAGTTCTGTAACGCAGAAAATATTGGACAGACTGGCCGAACTTATCAATAGCAGCGACACCGGAGGGAATTAATAGCTACACCTCATTAAAACAAGCTGCGGGTTGACTGTAGTGGAGTGTATTGTTCTTAtgtttggaaaaataaaaaataaataaataaatacgtAACCTGTCAGATGACGATAATTCAACTCCGCCATTTACACATGTGTTACTCTTCAAAGGATCGGCTAGTGTAAACTCACACTTTTGTCCAGTATATCCAGGAGCACAGGAACAGAAAAAGCCCGTTTTTCCAACCGGGATGCAAGTGGCATTATTGACACATGGTTTTAATTCACAAGGCAAAAGGCATTCTGTGCATTGTTTGATACCGCGCATGTCAAGATTGGACTTGAGCAGGTTTATTTCCCTACCATCTACTGATAGTTCGGATATACAACCAAAGAGACCGGAGCTAACGCCAACTTTACTAGTGTGGAATGTCGTGAAGTTTTTCACTCCGCCTATGaacaagtctaacaaaagaTTTAATCCACGTGAACAACACGGGGAGGAGCCTTTCACTGGGGGATCGTGATCCAGAACCAGCAAGCTGTCTCTCAGTTGTCTTTCTATTATTACAGTGTGCCAGAAACCTACGGAAATGTTTCTGGCGCTGCGTAAAATACCAGTACCACTTCCCATATTGAACCTGAACTCAACTCGCCCTCCGTTAATGGCAAGGGAAATGAAGTCACCGCGACCAGGGAATATCGCCTGACCATTGTACAGTAGAAGCATATTGCCTGATTTAAGTGCGAGGAATCTGATGGAGAACCTTAGTTGCAGAACTGCGCCTTCGATTCCTGGTAACGACATGTATGAGTTGCCCTCGAACATGGGAGTGTCTATTGGCCTTCCTACAGAGATGAATACTGTCATCAGTTTCCTTTTTAGAacaccaaatgacataaaaaaccaaaaaaaaaaccaccagAAAAGTCCAAGAGACGTTTCTTTAACTAAGTACTCTTCACTTGATTTCTATCATACACCTCACCCTGGGGCTGCTCAAGTGACAGAGGCGTTTTATAGCAACATTCTTCGGTCTGGTATTTCAAGTAGCAGCGACTATAACCAGACTTTCAGGTAATTGGGGGCGCTGCTTATTCAAACACTTCAAATAGGGAGGGGGGCACTATCTAAAATGACCTTAAAATGAGGCGCAGGCAAGCTATTATCCCCGAGCTCCCTCCTCCGTCGATCCAGCACTTTTGACATATAAATCACTggggaaaaaaatgaatttgcaccAACATGATCCTTGCAAATATATAGCAAATTTGTAAAAACTGGAGGCCAAAATATGGGGCAAGGATGGTAAATGTCATTTGCATACCAAAAAACAGGGGagtgggcgggggggggggtgaaaatCCATTTTCTCGTCCAGTGAATCAAACAATAAATTACGGTCTTTCGCCCATACCAACTGATGCAAACCAGTTAAAAAGTATTTGATGCATCCTattcaaacaggaaaaaaaaaggaattataCCAAAGCTCATGTTTTGACATCAGATCGTAAAGGACTCAGGGGCCTTTGGTCAACAACAAACCTTCCTCACACCTCTCCCCAGAGTAACCAGCAGGACAGATGCATCTAAAACCATCATTGCCGATATTTTCACAACGCCCCTCATTGCAAACGCCAGGTGAACACTTGTTACCAGCGTCATCACAGGTCCTTCCCGAGTAACCAGGCCTGCAAGTACAAATAAATCCCCAGTCTCCAGCGACCTCTGTGCACGTGCCGCCGTTCTTGAAAGGCCTTGTTTGACAGACTTCACAATCATACAAACCCACGCTTTTAATAGGGTCACcggaaatttttttcaagagGTATTCAAAGggttatgtcacgctattttctattttttaaaaacctatGAAGTGTCTGCgtatcaattgaattccaaaaatagttttcccttttttttcacaaatcatGTAACAAATCATCATGGTTATCGTTCCCTGGTGGAATTTCTTTGAAACCTTCTTCATTATTTTACAGAAGCATTTTGTGTATAGGTCAAGAccctaagtaatgacttcagcacagagtTGACATAAAACAATAATATCCTTGTGACAAAATCCATTTAAGTATTGTGTTTTGGCAAGAGAAGGAAGAAGATAAAATCTAATTATAAAATTAGGTAATTAAGCTACACCGAAAGGCTACAAAAATAGATTCCTCGTGAAACAGGCCATTTTCTTATTCAAGTTAGTCAATACTGCCCTTGACAAGCGCATACACGTTCAATAAGAGCTGGCTCCTTTAGAagtcgaagaaacagaaagaaacaTGCTCATGTTCTCTAGACATGACTCAATCTACTACTGTCAATTAGACCATGGTGAATTATTTCCACTTTTGGAACGCGTTTGTAAATGTTATGCATAAAAAAGTTAGCGTATAGACAGTTCAAAGAGTTCAAATAAAAGGGTTAGTTTCCAGAACTTTAGTGTTGCGTCGGTAACAGAAAGAAATGGTGGTTTTGGTCCAATCAGTTGCTAAAGACAATTTACCTCCAGAACAGAAACGAAAAGCAGACTTTCAAGATGTGTTCATCAACTCAGCTGGTAAAACCGAATTGAAGAATTTGTATGAATTGTTTTCCCCTTGTCAAGAAAGCACCCTTACTCTCCCCCTCGGACACTGTTCGTTTCTTCGACTCCTGTACAAAATTCAAATCAGGGGCATCTGTTCCCCAAAAAATTTGTTCCTCAAGCCAAGTTTGCTGGCTcggaaatttggaaaaattaatatgtccttggaaggaaagtgttgctgggcaATACAcaattcagggtgtcagaggggatttgGTGTATACAATAGCTTGTATATTCTATTTGTTTATCTCTCCTTCCCTCATTGAAGGGGTGAATGTCTCCCATAGGCCACTCCCAATTGCCTATGGACGTCAGGTTGCAGGTTTTAGGTGcaccttgctggctgggaactcttccatcagtcttactgggagtgaggaacagataaatttttccaagcgatctcccaaaatgcttaaaatggcttcagaaagctttatttatgctttgttgttgtttttacgtCTTTTTCTCAAATTCCCCGTTGGGTGCCTCTGTCAAATCTCCTCGAAAATTAGTTTCCCGAAATTTGAACTTTGAAAACCTTTATCCAACTACCATTCGTTTTGTCCCTacgagaatttctcaaaataaaaaaaaggagacaaTACATGTacctgtttttctgtttttcaggTCCCTATTTTAGATACCAACCATTTTTGTAATGGAATGTAAAAGAAACAATTATATTCTTACCAAAATTTACAACTTTTCCGTCGATAGCCAAGTAGCTTAAACAGCCAATAAATCCTGACTTGAATCCCGCCAAAGAGCTTATTGATGAGAAGTCAAGGACTCCTCCCACGTGCAAATCCTGATTCAAATTCAGACCTGTACTACTCCCCTTAGAAATTCCTGTTACAGGTGGCTCCCCATCTACGGTGAGATTTCCTTCTTTCCTGTTTCGTGATAAGACGACTCTGTGCCACTCATACAGGCTCAATGGTTGCCGGCTTcgaatgattgcaggctcaaagCCAAGGTTGAATCTAAATACGGATAAGTTCTCTTCAGTTTTTACCTTGGTTCATATTTAATTTAGTTTGTTTTAGACTCTTTTCTTACGTTACCATAAGGATAAAACTGGATTATAACATGTGCATCACAGTTAGGTTAAGATCAAGACGACATGCACAGCCACTACAACGTGGATATGGGccatttcgaaaaaaaaaaagcatcgtAATACTCTCTAATCTGCCGGCTCAGCTTCACCAAGGAGGAGATATTCAAGTGTACTTTGTTAGACTGGGACAATGGAGCCCAGAGTATATGTGGAAAGCTTGCGCTGAAGCGGAGTCTTTTTTCTTCAATCTGTGCTCACGGAAAATGGCTACACGTTTAtattacacttgtaaaaattGACCATGAGATTGTAAGTCCAACCAACATACAATCTACATGTAAACTACAGCATCTTATAGTGGTGTGTTCCTGCTAAGTATAAGAAGAGATATACAGAAGGTAGAGATACAAATGGTTGGTGACCATTACTAAGTTTATGGTTAGACAAAATATCATAACAAAGGTGTCTTCTTGTCATTGACGCGAAGTGTGCTTAGCAGAAACTCCCCAATCTAACCCTCATCATGACCGCAAGAACATTCGTAGCTTTTCGCGTTGGAATTGCATCAGGAAAAATGTATAGGAGGGAAGGCACTGTAAAATGTTTGCACCAAAACTCGTCAAAATAAAGACATGAAACAAGGAGGGAGGTTAAAGTAGAATTACTTCCAAAGAGCCGACCCTTTGATACCTTacctttaatttcaaaaaattccACTTCTCTTAGCCGATCCTTCAGCATTTTTGGCTTCACAATTGTAACTCCCAGCATCCTTTTGGGTCACATTGGCAATCCTCAGAACTCCTCTTTGCACTGTACTGCTGACTGGAAGCGATCCGTTAACTTTCCGCCATGTTAGGTCTGGTGACGGAGAGCCACTAGCGATGCAAGTGAATTGCACGGTCTCACCGGTTTTCACACGTGACTTCTGTGGAGTAATCATGACCTTGGGGGTCTCTAAGAGTCAATAGAGTACAGTCTTGCCACTCGAGTTAATAACACAATGTTTAATAGTAACATCGTCATAAAACTGCATGATCTTTGCAGATGGATATTAGTCGTAACCGTAGGGTTGGGGTGGTTGGGTGGTAGTACCAAAAAATCCAATCGGATAAGGTCATTTTGGTTTATGGCAGTAAGATTTAAAGCAGGCTCATGTTTCCACGCCTTCCTCACTTGCTCTGACATGAGGACATGCTATCTCCAGCTTTCGCTATTTTATCTTGTCTTATTATCGTGGCTTATCAACTCGGTTGACAAACCAGTAAACCATTCCTATTCCCCACAAATGTGGATGTCTTTGCAAATGACGGTCAAATATTTCAAACGTTTTTTAGCTTTACTTgcattaactttaatttcttttgcagACCAGTAAACGTGAAAGATAACGGCAGAAAAGGACAAACAGAAAACACTAACCTTGCACAAAGATGGCTACTTCAGATTGCGCAGAGCCAACACTGTTAGTGACTTTGCACCTATATACACCACCATAGGCAAGCCACGCGCGCGGAAAAATCAGCTGTCCTCCTTTTGAAATGAGTCCCTCGGGAAACAGACCATCGACGCGGGTCCATTGTATTTCTGGTTGTGGGGTTCCATTCGCGATGCATTCTAGAGTCAAATTCTTTCCTACTGAAACTGTTTTGACGGAGGTTCCACCTGTTATAACCACACTGGATAGATCTGAAAAGGATATGATTACATGACTACTCATACGAATGATTTAATGATAGTGACTACGAGTAaccggagcttaggagagtgcgttcgatacgtttgctaggcgtacaggtagcacttgaggggaaagggtggatggttcttgcgatagataaTTATGATTATGGCatgttttgaacgtaagggttgcgtacagcgaaacctcgatttaaactgtgtatcataatgaaaaggttttgaaggctagtgatcagtgtgatatcgtatggttcgtctcaagtgcTTGTTATTTGAGGAGACACTGGCCAGAGTGCTTCGGGcgtgtaaaaagaactttttgtttCACTGGAGCAATAGATGTTTTACTGggcgcagttgttcgaaggccgatcagcgcttaacccgggtttctttttcttttgttaaaaaaacatttctttggataattttctcagttatttttaagagcgtcCAGTCATCAACTTGTTGGCAAAATGAAGCcgggtcgcgagttcgattctcgcCCGGGGCATGAAAATTTCCTTTGTTCCAAGTTCcaagtgtatgtgtgctgctcactagtgtatcattaaaatgaataaaaataaaaatataattaatttacgcaacacgagttcgtgagaaaaaaacaaaatggcgggtgaaaggTAAGTGACGCCGACtgagtttatttttctttttacgatCCGAGTTGAGACACTCGTGAAAGACACTGACGAGTGAGAGCGGCACCCCATTACATTTAAATCTAAATGGTACTTCTATATCTGAACCATCCGACTTGTCGAATGCTTTCAATGATCATTTCTCATCAATAGGACCTAAACTTGCTAATGACATCCCATTATCTAATAACAATGACCACTGCCATCGGAAATATGTCAAAGCCATTAACAATAGATTCGAGTTCCGCCCTACTGATAGTGGACAGGTTTTAAAACTACTGAATAAACTAAATAAGTCTAAAGGGGCTGGTCTCGATAAACTATCAAGTCGGCTTATTCTTGAATGTGCTGACCTTATTTCACCATGTATCTCGATTATTTTTAATTGCTGTTTAACTACCGGCACATTTCCTGATGACTGGAAATTAGCCAAAGTAACGCCTATATTCAAGCAGGGCGATAGAGGTGATATGaacaattatcgcccaatttctgtGATCTCAGCAATAGCAAAAGTCTTCGAGAGAATAGTTTATAATCAGCTTTCTTCCTATTTAtccgaaaataatattttgtcaaaaTATCAGTCTGGTTTTCGATCCTTTCACTCAACTGTAACCGCTTTGCTCGAAGCCACTGATAACTGGGCCTTTAACATAGATCGTGGCTATGTTAACGCTGTTGTctttttagatttaaaaaaggcatttgacacAGTCGATCACTCTATTTTATTATCCAAACTATGTTTATATGGAGTCAAAGGAATTGCCTACAAATTGCTTTCTTCTTACTTAGAAAATCGTACGCAAAAATGTTCTGTCAATGGTGTCCTTTCTAAAAGCTGCACTTTAACTTGTGGGATTCCCCAGGGGACAATACTGGGACCTTTGCTGTTTCTCTTATACATTAATGACTTACCTAATTGTTTATCTAACTCGCAACCAAGAATGTACGCGGATGATACTCACCTAACATATGCTGACAATGACATCTGCTTCCTTGAGGCTTCTTTAAATCAGGACTTGTTAAATATAAACAATTGGCTCATTGCCAATAAATTGACTCTCAATAtgactaaaactgaatttatgttAATCGGATCAAGACAAAAATTGAATAGTCTATCCGTTCTCCCAGACTTAGAAATTAATGGCACACAATTAAACAGAGTCGATTTTACTAAGTCTCTTGGTGTattaattgatgaaaatctaacaTGGAGTAATCATATCAACGCTATATCTAAAAAAATCTCTTCTGGTATTGGATCTATTAAACGAATAAGTCGCTGTGTTCCTCCTGCAACTCTACATAATATCTATCATGGGTTAGTTTAATCACACTTCGACTATTGTAGTGTTGTTTGGGGTAACTGTGCCAAAACATTGTCTGACAAATTACAGAGACTTCAAAATCGTGCTGTCCGCGTCCTTACCCATTCTAGTTATGATGCTGACGCTAACCAACTGCTTAAAGAATTAGGCTGGGACAATTTAGAAACTCGACGTCAAAAACTAAAGGCTGAGATGGTCTACAAGTCCTTAAACGGCCTCGCACCGAATTATTTGTCCTCGAAATTCATTCAACGGAGTGATGTGATTACTTCTTACAATTTGCGCGATTCTGATAATAAGCTTGCAATACCATTGCCGCGTACTAACCATTACAAAAATAGCTTTGCCTATAGTGGTGCAGTCctctggaacagtctacccTCAGCTGCTAGGCAAGCAACATCTCTGACTAATTTCCGACGATTCTTAATTAATTCCGACACGGCATTCATGTAAAACAGGCTTTAATTTAGTTTACTTTTCCTTAATAGTtagcaatattttaaattatagaatattaatcTGTATACATAGTTTCGTATTTAAGTTGTAGCTTTATATTAAATTGTTAATGCCTGATGTATTTAccgtgtttttaaataaagatgatgatgatgatgatgattacctcagggtctggatgaccccccccccccctccccccttatctgaaggtctggatccgccactgcgcTGCTTCTTACGATAACAGCTGTTTAatatttgttgttcttgcttGCACCAGTTGTTTTTAGATTGGTTCACCCTGTGAGTAGAGCCTCTTTTTGCCTTATTGAGTGAGGAGGAGAAGAAAGGCTCTACCTGAATCGCGTAAAGCCTTTGAAGTCGCCGAAACCTGAATTTCTGGACGAGTAAATGTTGAGTTTTCGTCAAACCGGTTTTTTGAGTGCGAACATCCGGGTGGTCATGACTGAGCCCGCTGTACCAAGTGCACGGATATTAGGCCTGGGTGTCGGCCTGGGTTTGAAGCTGTATCCTAGCATCAagcagcgcatgctcaacaaagatcttactctaTTCATGCAGcagggttcgtactcttttaAGCTCCTCAAATTCCAGgactttccatgactttttccatgaccttagcTTTAGCTGTCACTTATTTTGAAAGCTTTTGTGTTTTAGGGTATTTCTgaccttaaacagttcaacagacacaaactctggtgtccaccaaaaTGCGTGCCGTTTGCGCTGTTCATCGGCAGTAACGAATCtaccaaacaaaatttcaattttcaaggactttcaaaggccgacaattaaattccatgactttccaggcctggaaaatgcaATTCTTAGATTCCATGACTCCGTTCCAGGTTTTCCAATGACATGTACGAACCCCTGATGCAGTCTTTCTCAAGTACGGCAAAATCGAGCAAGTGAAAGAAAGGCTCTTCTAGCAAGGTGAGACTAGTTAGGCCCTACTgactaaaaaaatacaaacgctatctgtttttcagcttcccttAGATTTCTTAATGCTCTATCCTGATAGATTTGATTGGAACAGTATTTGACGTAAACCTCAAAGCACTGGGTAGCCTGTTATGGGATACAAATTCAGGATGAGAGACAGTTGGCTAAGAACAGCACATGAGTTTTTACAACTGATTTTGAGTGATGAGAGCGAAAAGCTGGGCACCCTTTGTTGCGTTAAAGCAGGTATAATGTGTAAGAAAAACAGATCTGATTGCAGAGCTGAGgaaagtaaataaagtaaaaacccgcgacatGAACTCTTTCACTCAAAGATTATCGCCACtattgttaaaataaatttacttaacatttcctttcaattttaagagaaaattattatatctataTGATTATCAACAAACCTCTGGTAATTCACACCAGAGCACTCTCATGTTTCTCAGTGTTCCTTGTTCTAGCTGTTCCAAGAAGGCTTCATCATCCGTTAGTGACTTATCACTGCTGTCATTGCCCATGCGCTGTCGACTAATGCTTCGCTAACGCTGCAGTGTACACCGGGTATAGACCTGGTACAAGGGTTCTGTTAAAACAAGTGAAAGAAAAAGTAAAGGTTTTGCAACAGCTACATGCACAAAAAAAGAGACTGTAAGGAACATGTTAACTCAAACTGCGCTACTCATTTACTTCATAGATATATTCGCTATTCTGAAACTTGAAATATtgtataatttttggatcactacaAGATTCTAGAAAACTCGCCACTTATCCCCATGCCTTGCGTATAACCAACCAGTCACGGATGTAAAACTCTAGGCCAGTTTATATTTTCACTTAAAAtttgttatattcattcaaGGTACATCATCCAAA from Porites lutea chromosome 1, jaPorLute2.1, whole genome shotgun sequence encodes the following:
- the LOC140946833 gene encoding basement membrane-specific heparan sulfate proteoglycan core protein-like, with amino-acid sequence MFEGNSYMSLPGIEGAVLQLRFSIRFLALKSGNMLLLYNGQAIFPGRGDFISLAINGGRVEFRFNMGSGTGILRSARNISVGFWHTVIIERQLRDSLLVLDHDPPVKGSSPCCSRGLNLLLDLFIGGVKNFTTFHTSKVGVSSGLFGCISELSVDGREINLLKSNLDMRGIKQCTECLLPCELKPCVNNATCIPVGKTGFFCSCAPGYTGQKCEFTLADPLKSNTCVNGGVELSSSDRLCNCPLGYGGRRCNRTVQFGKNALFSGDGFLEFPSSTMRGPRSTTPDYMSLQMKTEAQNGVILWQGERRDHFAIGLRDGFLEFRFELGSGPAVLQSLSPVNDSQWHSIKVYRSFSEGSLKVDNYDHVNGTSAEGSKGLNINQGYNIFMGGGENIAKMTHGKFITGFSGCIKNIFFKDRGIDLQGDAIRGWNVLPCDSGTSGEFMIEG